The genomic DNA GCTCGCCCATCCGGCGCGGAGGAGCCTGCTCGACGCCCTCAGGACCTCGGGCGGCCAGACGCTGGGGGAGCTCTGCTCGAATCTCGACATGAGCCGCCAAGCGGTCACGCAACATCTCGCGCGTCTCCAGGAGGCGAATCTGATCGCCACGATCCGGCAGGGGCGGGAGAAGCTGCACTACCTCAATCCCGTCCCGATCCACGAGATCCACCGACGTTGGATCGAGAAGTTCGAGCGGCATCGCCTGGACGCGCTGCACGAGCTCGAGAAAGCCACCGAACCGGATCCTCGCGGATGAGCGTCTGCGGTCGCCCGGTCACCGGATGCGGACCACGGTCGCGCCGTCCCCCCCTTCCCGAGGCTCGCCGGAGCGCTGGCTCTCCACATGGGGATGCCCGCGAAGGAAGCGCCGGACCGAGGCGCGCAGTCGGCCCGTGCCGTGACCGTGGACGACGCGGACCTCCGCGGTCCCATGGAGAGCCGCCTGGTCGAGGAACCGGTCCAACTCGGGGAGCGCCTCGTCCACGGTCTTTCCGATCAGGAGCAGCTCCGTCGGCGTGTCGTCCGTCAGCCCCGGACCCGGCTCGGCGGGGCGGCGTGCCGCCGCCGCACGGGCCGGCGCGGTCGGCGCTTCCGCCCCCGCCGGGGCCAGGTCGGCCCCCAGAACCATGATGCCGACGCTCCCCATGCGGACCTCGACCTTGTCGCCCCGGACCGACACGATCTCTCCCTCCCGATCCAAGGAGAGCACCCGGACCCTGAGGCCCGGGCGCGGCGAGATCGGTGCGGCGGGCTCCGACGCCGTCCCGCCCCCCGGAGGCACTCCTCCGGTCTTCCGCCGGATCTCGCCCTTGAGACGCGACTCGGCCCTCGCCTGCTCCTTCTCGAGCCTCGCCCTCTCTCGCTTGTCGTGGATCGCCTGGAGCTCGCGCTTCCCCTGCTCGTGGAACGCACGGAGGGCTCCCTCGAGAGATTCCTGCGCGTGGCGCCGCCATCGCTCGGAATCCGCCGCGGCGCGGGAGGCGAGCCGTCGCTCCTCCTCCCTGAGCCGCTCCTGCTCCGTCACGACGCTCGCGCGCCGGGCCTCGAGATCCGAGACCAGCTCGCGGAGGCGCGATAGGTAGTCCTCCGTCTGCCTCCCTCCGGGCGCGATCAACGCTCGGGCGCGGTCCACCACGGCCTCGGGGAGGCCGAGCCGCGCCGCGATCTCGACTCCCGCGGAGACGCCCGCCGCACCCATCAGGATGCGGAACGTGGGCTTCAGCGTCTCCTCGTCGAATTCCATCGCGGCGCTGGCGGCGCCGGCCGTCGTGAACGCCCAGGCCTTGAGCACGCCCTGGTGCGTGGTCGCCACCGCGGTGATCCCGGGAGCGA from Terriglobia bacterium includes the following:
- a CDS encoding Smr/MutS family protein, which codes for GEARAALLRLPAADYPKLRDLGAASPDLRAEAVEVVRNVEPDGRISDDASQELRRIRVAASRVGERLRRMLESYLHEPGAETVIQDDFITQRNGRYVIPVRSDAPRGVRGIVHSASSSGATLFVEPMESVDLNNELVRLSEAEAAEQDRVVERWSRRFRDRHGDVLVAMDGLVSADTLQARALFAAAAEAVTPRIGPGFPLRVREARHPLLDRRLRDQGARCVPIGIELNPPDQVLVISGPNAGGKTVALKTLGLAVVMAHSGLPVAAREASLPLYRQVRADIGDHQSIDADLSTFSAHVRAVARFLETMEPPALLLFDEIGTGTEPAEGVALAQAVLERLLAPGITAVATTHQGVLKAWAFTTAGAASAAMEFDEETLKPTFRILMGAAGVSAGVEIAARLGLPEAVVDRARALIAPGGRQTEDYLSRLRELVSDLEARRASVVTEQERLREEERRLASRAAADSERWRRHAQESLEGALRAFHEQGKRELQAIHDKRERARLEKEQARAESRLKGEIRRKTGGVPPGGGTASEPAAPISPRPGLRVRVLSLDREGEIVSVRGDKVEVRMGSVGIMVLGADLAPAGAEAPTAPARAAAARRPAEPGPGLTDDTPTELLLIGKTVDEALPELDRFLDQAALHGTAEVRVVHGHGTGRLRASVRRFLRGHPHVESQRSGEPREGGDGATVVRIR
- a CDS encoding helix-turn-helix domain-containing protein, which translates into the protein MDFDRVFKALAHPARRSLLDALRTSGGQTLGELCSNLDMSRQAVTQHLARLQEANLIATIRQGREKLHYLNPVPIHEIHRRWIEKFERHRLDALHELEKATEPDPRG